Proteins from a single region of Starkeya sp. ORNL1:
- a CDS encoding VOC family protein: MPIPGMRGMEHVGFTVPDINEACDFFEKILGAETLYTAATDFKADDDWMKVHLNVDPRCVIKEFRYLRCGNGTNLEVFQYEAPDQVKTPPKNSDIGGHHFAFYVDDMDSAIAFLRENGVKVLGEPTAYTEGPNLGLTWCYFMAPWGAQLEIVSAPRGTVYDTEAKASGKTRLFHPKYVAETTI, encoded by the coding sequence ATGCCGATACCCGGAATGCGGGGCATGGAGCACGTCGGTTTCACGGTGCCCGACATCAATGAAGCCTGCGATTTCTTCGAGAAGATCCTCGGCGCCGAGACGCTCTACACCGCCGCGACCGACTTCAAGGCGGACGATGACTGGATGAAAGTGCATCTCAATGTCGATCCACGCTGCGTCATCAAGGAATTCCGCTATTTGCGCTGCGGCAACGGCACCAATCTCGAGGTGTTCCAGTACGAGGCGCCCGACCAGGTGAAGACGCCGCCGAAGAACAGCGACATTGGCGGGCACCACTTCGCCTTCTATGTCGACGACATGGACAGCGCCATCGCCTTCCTGCGCGAGAATGGCGTCAAGGTGCTGGGCGAGCCGACCGCCTACACCGAAGGCCCGAACCTTGGCCTCACCTGGTGCTACTTCATGGCGCCGTGGGGCGCGCAGCTCGAGATCGTCTCGGCACCCAGGGGCACGGTCTATGACACCGAGGCCAAGGCCTCCGGCAAGACCCGGCTGTTCCATCCGAAATACGTCGCCGAGACCACGATCTGA
- a CDS encoding HAD family hydrolase, whose translation MMQALIFDCDGVLVDTERDGHRVAFNQAFTGAGLNADWSVERYAELLKTAGGKERMTRYFDADGWPVSEDQRTALISGLHLLKTDLFMKLIETGGLPLRPGIARIIDEAITAGLKIAVCSTSNERAVQAVVDVMLGAERSAHITVFAGDVVPRKKPDPAIYTLAATTLGLDPARCVVIEDSNNGLNAAKAAGMACIVTVSSYTADEDFSLADRVVPDLDTGRIGLAECRTLVDGSA comes from the coding sequence ATGATGCAGGCGCTGATCTTCGATTGCGACGGCGTGCTGGTCGATACCGAGCGCGACGGCCACCGCGTCGCCTTCAACCAGGCCTTCACCGGGGCCGGGCTCAATGCCGACTGGTCGGTGGAGCGCTACGCCGAGCTCCTCAAGACCGCCGGCGGCAAGGAGCGCATGACCCGCTATTTCGACGCGGATGGCTGGCCGGTGAGCGAGGATCAGCGGACTGCGCTGATCAGCGGGCTTCATCTGCTGAAGACCGATCTGTTCATGAAGCTGATCGAGACCGGCGGCCTGCCGCTGCGCCCCGGCATCGCCCGCATCATCGACGAGGCGATCACGGCGGGGTTGAAGATCGCCGTGTGCTCGACCTCGAACGAGCGCGCGGTGCAAGCGGTGGTCGATGTGATGCTTGGGGCGGAGCGCTCTGCTCACATCACCGTTTTCGCCGGCGACGTCGTGCCGAGGAAGAAGCCGGATCCGGCGATCTACACGCTGGCGGCGACGACGCTCGGGCTCGATCCGGCGCGCTGCGTCGTCATCGAGGACAGCAATAATGGCCTCAACGCAGCGAAGGCGGCGGGCATGGCGTGCATCGTCACCGTCTCATCCTACACGGCGGATGAGGATTTCTCGCTGGCCGACCGTGTGGTGCCGGATCTTGATACGGGGCGGATCGGGCTGGCGGAGTGCCGGACTTTGGTGGACGGTTCTGCGTGA
- a CDS encoding MurR/RpiR family transcriptional regulator, translated as MTQHDGDQVQTKGDLLHRIQERYGSLRKSERIVADYLRNRAGTRLDSSITELGRTLGVSEATISRVSRALGYEGFPDMKLSLAEGSRSRNSFANIPMEIDENDSLVTTSGKLASLLCVSLQGTQRLLDGERIERAVDALHRAKKIVFVGVGGAASICDEAAHLFIKAGIDAVSYSDGYTQTIAAATMTPEKVMVGVSHTGTTETVATALQLAREKGATTIAITSDAASGVAKAAQIVLTTWNSATPLIPLYGDFLEGRISQLFLIDLLYLGLLFRAGEETGRHLKATGSALEKHYMRKVPDER; from the coding sequence ATGACGCAGCACGACGGCGATCAGGTTCAGACCAAAGGCGATCTTCTGCACCGGATTCAGGAGCGTTACGGCAGCCTGCGAAAATCGGAGCGCATCGTCGCCGACTATCTGCGCAACCGTGCCGGCACGCGGCTCGACAGTTCCATCACCGAGCTCGGCCGTACTCTTGGAGTGAGTGAGGCGACCATCAGCCGGGTCAGTCGCGCGCTCGGCTATGAGGGCTTCCCGGACATGAAGCTGTCGCTTGCCGAGGGCTCGCGCAGCCGCAACTCCTTCGCCAATATCCCGATGGAGATCGACGAGAACGATTCCCTCGTCACCACCAGCGGCAAGCTCGCATCGCTGCTCTGCGTCAGTCTCCAGGGCACCCAGCGCCTGCTCGACGGCGAGCGCATCGAGCGCGCGGTCGACGCGCTGCACCGGGCGAAGAAGATCGTGTTCGTCGGGGTCGGCGGCGCCGCCTCGATCTGCGACGAGGCTGCCCATCTCTTCATCAAGGCCGGCATCGACGCGGTGAGCTATTCCGACGGCTATACCCAAACCATCGCCGCCGCGACCATGACGCCGGAGAAGGTGATGGTAGGCGTCTCCCACACCGGTACCACCGAGACCGTGGCGACCGCGCTCCAGCTTGCGCGCGAGAAGGGCGCCACCACCATCGCCATCACCAGCGACGCCGCCTCCGGCGTCGCCAAGGCGGCGCAGATCGTGCTGACCACCTGGAATTCGGCGACGCCGCTGATCCCGCTCTATGGCGATTTCCTTGAGGGGCGCATCAGCCAGCTGTTCCTGATCGACCTGCTGTATCTGGGCCTGCTGTTCCGCGCCGGCGAGGAGACGGGGCGGCATCTGAAGGCGACCGGTTCGGCGCTGGAGAAGCATTACATGCGCAAGGTGCCGGACGAGCGGTGA
- a CDS encoding class II fructose-bisphosphate aldolase, with the protein MPLVPMGPMLKTAQLGRYGVAAFNMIDYNSARSIVEGAADLDAPIIVQVSVKTVKHWGYKPIANWVRMLAEDVAVPVALHLDHCSDVEVIKRCIDAGWTAVMFDGSSLPFEENVAKSRVVYELTQAAGIGLEAEIGAIGGVEDDKFVAEDAAILANFDECIAFCREMPKLAVFAPAIGTAHGFYKGEPKIAYELLERITAQVDIPIALHGGTGLTEQQFHRCIAGGCAKVNISTMHKHRFIEGFVKLRQEKPKLEEPLPFITSQYEAMKGDVLDMIRTFGSAGKAGVTAQGAAA; encoded by the coding sequence ATGCCGCTCGTCCCCATGGGCCCGATGCTGAAGACCGCACAGCTAGGGCGTTACGGTGTCGCCGCCTTCAACATGATCGACTACAACTCGGCCCGTTCCATCGTCGAGGGCGCAGCGGACCTCGACGCGCCGATCATCGTGCAGGTCTCGGTGAAGACGGTGAAGCATTGGGGCTACAAGCCGATCGCCAATTGGGTGCGAATGCTGGCCGAGGACGTCGCCGTGCCGGTGGCGCTGCATCTCGACCATTGCTCCGATGTCGAGGTGATCAAGCGCTGCATCGATGCCGGCTGGACCGCGGTGATGTTCGACGGCTCCTCGCTGCCGTTCGAGGAGAATGTCGCGAAATCCCGTGTGGTCTATGAACTGACGCAGGCCGCCGGCATCGGGCTGGAGGCGGAGATCGGCGCCATCGGCGGCGTCGAGGACGACAAGTTCGTCGCCGAGGATGCCGCCATCCTGGCGAATTTCGACGAGTGCATCGCCTTCTGCCGGGAGATGCCGAAGCTCGCGGTATTCGCTCCCGCCATCGGCACCGCGCACGGTTTCTACAAGGGCGAGCCGAAGATCGCCTATGAACTGCTGGAGCGGATCACCGCGCAGGTCGACATTCCGATCGCGCTGCATGGCGGCACCGGGCTCACCGAGCAGCAATTCCATCGCTGCATCGCCGGCGGCTGCGCCAAGGTGAACATCTCCACCATGCACAAGCACCGCTTCATCGAGGGCTTCGTCAAGCTGCGCCAGGAGAAGCCGAAGCTGGAGGAGCCACTGCCTTTCATCACCAGCCAGTATGAGGCGATGAAGGGCGACGTGCTGGACATGATCCGCACCTTCGGCTCGGCCGGGAAGGCCGGCGTCACCGCGCAAGGCGCCGCGGCATGA